The genomic window ATTCATTCAACGAAATTGGAAGAAAAAACATTTCATTCGCCCAAACCATTTAACATTTGCCTACATATGATGATTTTGAACAAATAATTGAAATAAATAGGAGGTATAAGGTATGTCAAATGTAGGCTTTGGGCACACAGGATTTGCTCTGATTGTCGTGTTGTTTATCCTATTAATTATTGTGGGTGCTTCTTGGTGCTTCTAATGAAGTAGGCAGATTAAATTTCTGAAGACCTCATAAAGCTTCGGAGATTATAATATGATTAGCTTGGCAAGATTTAAAGTGAACCCGGTTGTAAGCCGGGTTTTTATTATTGAAATATGGAAATAATCATGGTTGAGAAGCCTAATTCGCATCCATTCTTATGTTAGAATAGACATTAACATCATTGGGGGTGAAAGCCGTGTATCCAAATGAATATATTGATTATTTAATTCATTTCCATGGAGATCGGGATTATTTTGAGTGTCATGAAATCCTTGAGGAATATTGGAAAAAGGTTGATCCAAAGAATAAGCATTCCATTTGGGTTGGTCTTATATTATTGGCTGTTTCTAATTATCATCATCGGCGCGGGAACATTGGCGGTGCTAAAAGAACACTAGAAAAATCCATCCAAATTCTCCAAAAGAACCGGGGGCAAATAGAACATTTGGGCCTTAACAAAGAAAAGTTTCTGCTAGAATTAGAAAAAAGGCAAGCTAGCCTCTTAGAAGGCAGCCAATACACTAGCTATAATTTTCCGATAATGGATACCTCTTTACTTACCAGCTGCAAGGATAAATGTATACAAGCAGGGCTAAACTGGTGTGAAGATAGCGATTTAAATAATGAAGACATAATTCACCGGCATTCACTGAGAGATCGACGCCAAGTCATCCAAGAACGATTAATGGCTTTAAATACAAAAGCGCAGGAGCTGGATGCAAAAAAATAGCAATCGGTATTGATCCGATTGCTCGAGCCTAATTTTTTAAGGAATTTTATACATCAGTATTTAAATCACATTTATTCAAAAAAGAATCAGTCATCTCATTGGATCTTAACTCTTTTTCGGCAAACATTTCTTTCAATGCTTTAACCATTGCCTTTCCAATGCCTTGATGCCTATGTGAAGGATTGACTGAAATATGCTCAATCATAGCAGAATCATCCAGAAATGAAACACCGATTAAGCCAATAATATCGTCCCCGTCCTTCCAGAGAAATAATTGCTTGTTTTCAGCCGTTTCATATTGCTTCATTGTCTGCTGTAAAACCTTCAGATCCTTTTCATTTGGCATAAATGATAAAAGTCCCATAGCAATCTTTTCAAAAGCCTTTTTATATCGAATTAACATATTATCCCTCATTATTAGTAAAACTTAGTGTTGGCTTGCCAATTTGCTCATACTCCGTTTTACTTATGCGATATTTTAATTGGAATCCCTTTTATTTACGAGAGTTCCATATTATCACCATGATGATTAGTCTTTATAGCGTGTTAGATTAGTTTCACACATGCAAATATTGAGCTAGTTTTTAATTTCTATCCCTATTTTCTCCAAATATTCATCATTTCAAACTTGTTAATAATATATGTACAAAACTTCTCTTTGTTCCCTCGCGAGTGCTATTTATTCAGCTTTACACCTTTTACAGTTTTCAAAGCCGATTCACTTAGATGGAACAATGACGAACCAATAAAAAAGCCCCCATGCCAGGCTGCCTATTAAGAATAAAACGAAAAGAAGCCAATTATTTTTCTTCATATACCCTTGGTTGCCCCTCCTAAAGAAATCTTAAAAACAATGGACAACTTCATTTTACA from Bacillus sp. DTU_2020_1000418_1_SI_GHA_SEK_038 includes these protein-coding regions:
- a CDS encoding DUF309 domain-containing protein produces the protein MYPNEYIDYLIHFHGDRDYFECHEILEEYWKKVDPKNKHSIWVGLILLAVSNYHHRRGNIGGAKRTLEKSIQILQKNRGQIEHLGLNKEKFLLELEKRQASLLEGSQYTSYNFPIMDTSLLTSCKDKCIQAGLNWCEDSDLNNEDIIHRHSLRDRRQVIQERLMALNTKAQELDAKK
- a CDS encoding YjcZ family sporulation protein; this translates as MSNVGFGHTGFALIVVLFILLIIVGASWCF
- a CDS encoding GNAT family N-acetyltransferase, encoding MLIRYKKAFEKIAMGLLSFMPNEKDLKVLQQTMKQYETAENKQLFLWKDGDDIIGLIGVSFLDDSAMIEHISVNPSHRHQGIGKAMVKALKEMFAEKELRSNEMTDSFLNKCDLNTDV